CGCGACGATCAAGGCGTCCTTCTACGCACGACGCGCGAAGCCCTTTTTGCGCGCGATCTGACCGATGCGCTCGCTTCGCGGGAAGAATTCAAAAAGCAGTCGCGTAAAGCTCTCGAGGCCGTGCGCGGTTCCTTCAGGCGTACCGAGATGGGGCAGACGCTCAAGCTTGGAGACTTCGGCTGGGAGGTCGAATGGCCTCCCGAAGAGGGGTTGATGTTCGTCATGGACGAAGCACTCCGTGCGGCGCTCAAGCGCGACGTCGGCTTGGACCTGCCGGATGGGTTCGAGGCTCTCGGGCAACTCGACGATTTCCTCGCTGAAAGCGATGGGATCTGGCCGGAGGAACCCGCGACTGTCGTGGCTGTGGCTTCGCTTTACGGAAATGTCCTGAACGACGAATCGGATGTGGATTGGTATCTGGCCACCAGCATGCCCGAGATGAGTTATGCACTGCGTGACTTCACAGTCAGTGACGGCCTGATGTACTCCCTGCACTCGCCGTTCCTGGTCGCGCGCGAGCGCCTTCAAGGCCGTGCTCGACTCGATGCTACGGCGACCGATCTGCTGCTCCATTGGGAACGCCCGATCGCTCTCGTCGAGAACTTCGAGGAGAGTACGCTCAACGGTTTCCTGGGCGGACTCGCCGGCGAGGCAGGTATTCCAATCGGAGCGAAGGAAGACGCCATCTTCGAATCGGCAGCGCTCCGCGCGCCTCAGAATGACGTCGCACAGATGCTTGCGCGTTCCGTTGCGCAGCGATTCGGCGACCGGACGATGGAGATGGTCACTTCGTTTAACCTGGCGGAGAACAACCCGGCGAACGGCCGGGCTCTGGTCATGGCCGCGCAGGCAGCCCAACGCCTGCTGCAGGACAAGGCCGCCCTGCGCCTGTACGACCAGGCGGCAAAGCTCTCTCCGGACGATCTGGACGTGATGCTGGCCGTCGCGATCGGCTACTTCGACGAGAACCTGTTCGACGAAGCCGAGGAGCGCTTCCTGCAGGCTCGCCGCATCGACGAAATCGGTCTGGCGCATGAAATCATCGACGAAAACCTGAAGCAACTGCGCGCGCTGCGGGACGCAGAGAAAGCCGAAGACGAAAGCGAGGTTATTCCATGATTTGCGGCACCGGAGTCGACATCGTTGAGATCGAGCGAATTGCGGCAGCCCTGGAACGCCACGAGGGACGGATGAAGCGCCGTCTGTTCACCGATCACGAGCGCGAATACTGCGAAGCGCGCCACACGGCGGTGCTGCACTACGCCGCGCGCTTTGCCGCGAAAGAAGCCTTCAGCAAAGCCGTCGGCACAGGCATGACCCGTGGTCTTGGATGGAAAGATGTTGGTGTCGAGAACCTCCCGAGCGGCGAGCCGCGCCTGGAACTGTCCGAGCGTGCCATGGAGTTGATGGCCGAACGCGGCGCGAAGAGGGCCCACATCACGCTCTCCCACAGCCACACCGTCGCCGTCGCATTTGTGGTGATCGAGGACTGACGATGCGGTTGCTGCGCACGGCGCTGCTCTTCGCCCTGTTGTTGCCCGGCCTTCTTGCGGCCCAGGGCGGGGGCGAAGTCGTGCTGCCGGGCGATGAAGCCACAACGCAGACCTGGCACGCCGTGCGGATGGGCCTGACCGCTGAAGTCAGCCCGCTGCGCTCTCTCGTTCGCCAAGGCCAACGTGAAGCGGAACTCGCAGAAGCCGTCGATGCGATCGAACGCGATCTCGATTTGTTCCAGAGGCACGCAGAGGCCCTGGCCATCGAGGAATCCGCCGCGATCAAGGAAGTCCGCGACAAGGTCGATAAGCTCCTCGACAACCTGGTGTATGACTACGCCAACGGTTATGGATCGCAGTTTCCAACCACGCTTCGCCTACTCGAAGAATCGATGGCGCGCCTCGAAGATCTCGCCAAGCGATCCGATATTCGAATAGGCCGTCGCGGTCTGGGGCGCTATGCCTCGATGCCGGATGACTGGCAGGCTCCGAAGTACCCTGAACCCATCATTCAACCTCAAATCGCCATGATGACCGGCAACGAGATTTGTCGGACGATCCGCGAACGCGCCGACATCATGCGGCGCGAGCCAAAGGATTCCCTCGAAAATGAGGGCGCAGTCGCTGGTCGTGAAATCGGCGAATTGGCTCGCGCTCTGATTCTTCGCCAGGGCGATGTTCCGCCGATTTCTCGCCGCGGGTTTCGCAACACGGCCCTGCAGATGGACGTGATTTCCGAAAACATGGTGGAGTTCGCGCAGAAGAACGATTGGCCGAATTACCGCCGCCAGATTATTGTCCTCGACGAAGCCCTCGAACGCGCGTTCCTTTACCTCGAAATGGGTGAGTAGCACTCATGAGCCGCAAACCGCAGACAGCGGATCCTCCCGGAAAGGTACCGCAGCCAATCTGGCGGCGTTGGCCCGCTTCGTTCTGGCGCGCGGCGGCGGCGGCCGGCCTCACGGCCATGGCGCTCGGTCTGATGTCCTGGACCGGGCCGCGTATCACCGCGCCGGGATTCGCGCCGATGGGGTTGCTTGGGCTGGCGCTGCTGCTTTCTGGGCCTCCGCGAGCAATCGAACAGCGCACCGTGCGGCAGTCAGTCTTTCTCTACGTCGCGTTGGCAGGACTGATCTTTCCAGCCTTCGTCGCGTTGGGATTTGCCTCTGAGTCCGAGGCTGCCATTCTCACCCTTCCTTATTGGGCGGCGGTATTCGGATTTCTAGTGCTTGGATGGCGCTTTCGCCAGCAGGACGCCGATCTGCCCATCATGACTGTCGGCGCGATGGCCGTGGTAGGACTGATTCTCTCGTACGCCTATGACGGCCCATCCGCGCGTGTCTGGTGGGCGGCCAGTCTGATCTGGATGGGCGGAGTCGTCGTCGCGGGCGGTTCCATGCGTCGCAAACTCGAGGATTCGCCGCCGCTTCTCGGTGCCGTGGGCTGGTTCGCCCTGGCAGTAGCGGCTCTCACAATCCAGGAACTCGGCAATGTGCGAACGCCCGCCGCCGTGGACGAGTTCCACGCGGCGATCATCCCGGAGGACTTCGGGGCCGCCCTCGCGGCGTGGAAGCTCCATGCCATTGCGGGGTGGGGGATGGGCAGCTTCACTCGCGTCATGTCGGAATTCTCCATGCGCCCTCCCGGCCTCTCGCCGTATATGACCAAGGGCGCCCTCCGGCTCCTTCTTGAAGTCGGCCTCGTGCCGGCCGTCCTTGTCGGCATCGGAGTTCTTGCAGGATTCGCAACGACGATTACGACTCGGGCCTGGGATCGCTCGCGCGTGATTGCACTCGGTTTGGCTGGGCTGTGGGTGATGGCAACGCTCACCGTTCGCCACGCGCCAATTCGTGAGTTGTACGTCGCCGCATTGATCCTCCCCTCGGCATTCGGGCGCGTTCTGCCGCCGGAGGAATACGCTTCCGAGGATTTCATCCCTCCGACTGAACGGACTTCCTGGGCGACGGCGCTTCTGCTGATTGTTGGAATCGCGATCGCCTATCCGGCGGCACGCTGGGGTTACGAGCGCCAGGATCCTCGCGACGATCCGGAGGCCAGTTCCGTACTTCCCTATTGGACAGACCCCCTGCGGAGCCGCGCGTGGCACTATCGAACGCGTTGGCAGGAGGTTGAGCAGTACACGGATCCTGCGAAGCTGCTCCAGCCGATCATCAAGGAGTGGCGTTCCTCGGCGCCGCACGACGAGTACGCGCACATTGAAGCCCTGCGCCTGGCTGCGCGACGCCCGGAATCGCCATGGGCCGATGACGCAGTCGAACATGCAATCGCGCGCTTGCCATGGTCCGATACGACAGCCGCGTGGATTGTGCGCGTGCGCCTGGAACAGGGACGTCCTCGCGAGGCGCTGCAATTCCTTGGCGATTTGAGACGCCGACGCGGCAGCCTGCCGCCGATTCTGCAGCGCGAAGTTTCCACCATCCTTTCCGGACAATTCCAGGAGGCTCCTGCCGATGGCGATCGAGATTGAATGGAAGTTTCTTGTGACGAAGCTGCCCGCACTGCCGAATGTCGCGCCGGTTCCCATCCTGCAGGCCTACCTCTCGGCTCATCCGGCGATTCGCGCGCGCCTCAAGGGAGGCAAAGGCTACCTGACGGTCAAGATGCAGACCGGTGACGCGGAGGAAGGCAAAGCCGCACGCCGCTACGAGTTCGAGTACGAGATCCCCATCGACGATGCGCGACAGTTGATCGCCCTCAGCTCGCACCGCACCGAGAAGCAGCGCTACGTCTTGGCGAACGGCATCGAGTTGGATGTCTTCGAAGGCCCCCACTCAGGTCTTGTGGTGGCGGAACTCGAAGTCGAATCCGACGATGTCGAACCAATACCGCCGCCCGGTTGGGAGTGGATCAACGTCTCCGACCGCGCCGAGTACACCAACCAATGGATGGCCCACAACGGGATGCCGCCGGATGCGGTTTGCGCTCTGCCATAGCACGCCCTTGCATTGACGCCACGCGTCTTACGAGACATTTCTTGATGTGAATCCTGTGGGAGTTCCGCGTCTTGCCGATCCTCGTCACCGCCTTCGAACCATTCAGCACGTACACCGAGAATTCCTCGCAGTGGATTCTGGAGGAACTTCGCACGCTGAACGGTGGATCCGAAGACGTTCAGACACTGCTGCTCCCGGTCAGCTACGAACGTGCGGCCGACGTTGTTCTCGATGAACTCGCCAAAGGCTCCTACGATCAGATTCTGATGCTCGGAATGGCCGGCCCCACGTCAGAGGTGCGTATCGAGACGCTGGCTCGGAATCGGGACGAGGCAGAATTGCCAGATTGCGACGGCATTGTCCGCCGAGGATGCGAGATCCTGCCAGATGGGCCCGAGACGCTTCTTCCAAGTTTCCCCCGAGACGATCTGAAGACGATCATCTCCAATCACGGTTTCACCGTCGAGGTCTCCGAGTCCGCGGGGCGATACGTCTGTAATCACACGTACTTCCTCGTTGCGGCGGCCCTGACCGCCGGTGGCGGCCCTTTCGAAGCCCCCCTTTGTACCTTCATCCATGTGCCTGCGCCCGCCGGCACGCGCGGCTTCGGCGGCTGGAGTCGCCTTGACGCTCGCCGCTTCTCTCAGGCACTTGCGGAGTGGTTTCGCAAAGAGTCGGCCGATCAATGAGTGAACCGCTTGAACATGTTGTGATCGATGCCAGGATGCTGTCCCATTCCGGGATTGGCACGGCACTGCGTGGGCTGCTGCATGCCTGGGACCAGGCGCCGCCGCCGTTCCGCCTCACGCTGCTCGGCGATCTCAAGCTCCTCGACGCGCAAGTTCCCGGTTCGCTCAAGGCCGAGTTCATGGAGTTCGATCTGCCGATCTACTCGCCTGTTTCTTTTCTCTCTGGAGCCCCCACGGGCGATGCACAAGTCTTCCTCTCTCCGCACTACACTGCGCCGCTGCGCGTTGCTCAGCCCGTCGTTGCGATTGTGCACGACCTGATTCACGTGACGCATCCGCCGCGCCGCGGGACCGCCTCCTACATGAAAGTCTATCTGGCGGAACTCCGTCGTCGCGCATCGTTCATTGTCACGCCATCGCGCCACACAAAAGTTCAGCTTCAAACGCTGCACGGCTTCGATGCGCATCGCGTGCTGACGCTTCCCTGGGGACCTGGAATCATCGGGCTGACCAAGCCGGAAGATCTGCCGCCGGATGCGCTGCCCGGGGGGGATTTCATTCTGGCCGTCGGCATTAACAAGCCGCACAAGAACTGGGGCTTCCTGCTCGAACGCCTCGCGGGCCTTTGGAAGTCCGGACGCCTCGAGATTCCACTCGCCGCCGCAGGACTCGACGAGGAAGGGCGAGAAGCTCTCGCAACGCGCGCGGCGGAACTCGATGTTCCGGGATGGGTTTCCTTCGTTCCCCATGTGACAGATGGCCAGATGGCATCGCTATACAAGAAGGCCCGCGTCCTTGCGTTCTGCTCCCTCGTGGAAGGTTTCGGCTTCCCTGTTCTCGAAGCGATGGCCTCCGGCACACCCGCCATCGTAACGGACCTCGCGCCCATGAATGAAATCGCCGGTGACGCCGGATTACTCTTCGATCCGGACGATGGTGAGTCATTCGACGAGGCACTTATCCAGGCTGCCACCAACGACGATGTACGCGAACGCTGTCGCGAACGTGGCCTTGAACAAGCCAAACGGTTTCGTTGGGAGAAGATTGCTCGTCAGATGGAAGAAGTCCTGGAGCGCACACACGCCGAATGATCGACGCCCAACACCAGCACCATGCCGAGCGTGATGAACGTCGCCGTCGCCGGCCGATGTCCGCTTGGACATGGAGCGCGGTGGTCATCGCAATGGTGATCCTGGCCGGCGAGGCTTTCTGGTTTGGAAACCAGTGGGGCGAGATGCGTCCGCAGGAAGAGATCCTGCACTACAGTAATCCCACCGGCCAGGGCGAGAGACTCAGGGGACTCGCGATGACGTTCTATCGCGGCGTGAACTTCGAGACCCCCATCGAGACGCGCATCCTTCGGGGCGAACTGCGTTTTCCGCTCAACGATGAACTCGGCGAAGGCATGCCGTGGAGAAGCATCTCCGTCCGTATGAGCGGTCAATTGATCGTTCCGAAGACTGGAGACTACCGCTTCTTCCTGTACTGCGATGATGCTGGACGCGTGACGGTGGGGGACACGTTGGTGCACGACGCCTGGCCGCGGCAGACTCGCGCGGGACAGGCCAGCGAACCCATCCACCTTGAAAAGGGCACCGCGCCGATCACGGTTGAAGTGCGGAACGATTACGCGAGTGGCTGGATCGCGATGGAATGGGCCGGACCCGGTTTGGGGCGGCGCTACATGACGACCGACGACTTTTTCGCGGACCCCAATCCGGGAGGCGTGCCGTGAAGACTCGTTTCTTTGCCGCGTGCGGCCTCCTGCTCGTGCTCTTCTGGTGGTTCGTCCTGGCCTTTCAGTCGGAGTACGGCGACGGCGCGCGCATCCAAGCGGCTTTCCGGAATCGACCGGATTTCGGCGTCGAGGCCGCCTGGAAGTACATCGGGCCGCGTCCTCAGGAAGGCGAGAAGCTTGTCATCTACGGTCGCCAGGGCCTCGGCGACAAAGGATCGCGCATTACTCTGAAGGCCTATCTCACCAATCCGGGGAAGCCGCCACCGCACACATCGGTCTGGAAGAGCGCATCCGTCCAGACGCCGGACATTTTCACTTTCAGCCAACTTGTCCTTCCCGATTGGCCGAAAGGCAAAGACCTCTACATCGGCCTGTCATGGAATATGCACGCCCCCATCTGGTGGGAGCGCGGTCCGTGGCCGCATGGGATGCTGGAATCGAAGCCTTTCATCCGCGAGAAGACGAACGCCCGCTTCACTCCCGGTACCCGTGGAGATGAATTCGCCGGGCTGGATGTCCGAATTATCCCGGAGTCGAGAATCGCATCGCAGCCGGACGTCGACGCTCTTCCGCCCGCGTCGCAGGGCTTCACCCTCCCGTGGACATGGCTTCTTGTCTGGGCCGCCATGATCTGCGCCGGACTCTGGAGGCTGCCAAACTACAGAACGATCTGGCTTGTCTACAACGCCTTCATGGGAGTGCTTGTTTTGAAGGCCATGGAAGCCCTTCTGCCCAATCAATACCTGTGGGGCGGCTATTTCCTTCAGCGCACCGGCGAGCGCGCTTTCTGGATCGGCTTGATCCTGCTACAGGTTCTCTCCTTCCCGCCTCTGGCGCCGATCTGGAGACGTCTCTCTGTTCGGATCTGGAAGTTTGCCTACTGTATCTACAGGCCCTGGTTGCTGATTGGGATTCTTCCGATCATCGCTTCAATAGTCTGCGTGGCTATCTGGAAGTTCCCTGTTCGTATGATGTACGGCGATGGATTCGGCGCGCTGGCTATTCCGGGTTACGATTACCACAACCCGCTGGCGGTCGCGCTTTATCGCGTGTTCCGCGCAGTCGAGCCTATGATCACAACATTTGTGAACGCAAAACTGGGGACGCAGTTCGTCCTGCGCCCCGGTTACGCCGACATGGAACTCCTGCCGTACTTCTTGATTCTCTTCTCGCCGCTGTTCATTCTTGGCACCTGGGGAATTGCCTGGGAAATTGGACGGAACCTGCGTGAGCGCACCATGCTCTGGGCGATTCTGCTCTCGGCCAAGACGCTTCTGCTTCAGTTCCAGTACATCGAAGTCTACGGACCGGCCGTTGCCATTACGACTGTCACCGTGTGGTTGGTCCTCCGCGCGTACTTGAAGCATCGCGACGTCGTCCTCTGCACTGTGGCGGCCTTCTTCGCCTATCTGTTCCACATGTCCTTCGCTCCGGCACTTCCGA
This genomic window from bacterium contains:
- a CDS encoding holo-ACP synthase — encoded protein: MICGTGVDIVEIERIAAALERHEGRMKRRLFTDHEREYCEARHTAVLHYAARFAAKEAFSKAVGTGMTRGLGWKDVGVENLPSGEPRLELSERAMELMAERGAKRAHITLSHSHTVAVAFVVIED
- a CDS encoding adenylate cyclase, which codes for MAIEIEWKFLVTKLPALPNVAPVPILQAYLSAHPAIRARLKGGKGYLTVKMQTGDAEEGKAARRYEFEYEIPIDDARQLIALSSHRTEKQRYVLANGIELDVFEGPHSGLVVAELEVESDDVEPIPPPGWEWINVSDRAEYTNQWMAHNGMPPDAVCALP
- a CDS encoding pyroglutamyl-peptidase I — protein: MPILVTAFEPFSTYTENSSQWILEELRTLNGGSEDVQTLLLPVSYERAADVVLDELAKGSYDQILMLGMAGPTSEVRIETLARNRDEAELPDCDGIVRRGCEILPDGPETLLPSFPRDDLKTIISNHGFTVEVSESAGRYVCNHTYFLVAAALTAGGGPFEAPLCTFIHVPAPAGTRGFGGWSRLDARRFSQALAEWFRKESADQ
- a CDS encoding glycosyltransferase family 4 protein, whose amino-acid sequence is MSEPLEHVVIDARMLSHSGIGTALRGLLHAWDQAPPPFRLTLLGDLKLLDAQVPGSLKAEFMEFDLPIYSPVSFLSGAPTGDAQVFLSPHYTAPLRVAQPVVAIVHDLIHVTHPPRRGTASYMKVYLAELRRRASFIVTPSRHTKVQLQTLHGFDAHRVLTLPWGPGIIGLTKPEDLPPDALPGGDFILAVGINKPHKNWGFLLERLAGLWKSGRLEIPLAAAGLDEEGREALATRAAELDVPGWVSFVPHVTDGQMASLYKKARVLAFCSLVEGFGFPVLEAMASGTPAIVTDLAPMNEIAGDAGLLFDPDDGESFDEALIQAATNDDVRERCRERGLEQAKRFRWEKIARQMEEVLERTHAE